The following are from one region of the Pseudodesulfovibrio piezophilus C1TLV30 genome:
- a CDS encoding homoserine dehydrogenase yields the protein MESIKLGIAGFGTVGSGLAKILEMNADRIEKRLGKQIAIKSILVRDLEKKRTVDPGKNVTFTDNVETLVNDPEIDIIVELMGGIDTARELILKAFSAGKHVVTANKHLLAEHGLELFDAARDKNVGLMFEASCAGGIPVVQTLKESLAGDEVVTLLGIMNGTANYILSEMTTKGVNFNSALADAQDLGYAEADPTFDIEGLDTAHKLCILIRMAYGVDYPLSEIPIQGITGITPMDIQFAREFGYRVKLLAHVTDIKGRLEAGVHPALVPYTYLLARVGGNYNAVRLEGNAVGPIMLHGQGAGDLPTGSAVLSDIMNLARQMKSQCSFPDNTGFGNQPLRKAKILPPEESESKYYFRFTVADRTGVMAAITKSMAEHGVSIAQSVQKGEAGAEGVPLVIISHETTTRSVDAVISEIDAMDFTVEPCVKFRIL from the coding sequence ATGGAATCTATCAAACTCGGTATAGCCGGTTTTGGCACTGTCGGCTCGGGGCTGGCAAAGATACTCGAAATGAATGCTGATCGTATAGAAAAACGATTGGGCAAACAGATCGCGATAAAATCGATTCTCGTAAGGGATCTTGAAAAAAAACGAACAGTTGATCCAGGCAAAAACGTCACCTTCACAGACAATGTGGAAACATTGGTCAATGACCCAGAGATTGACATCATCGTTGAACTTATGGGGGGAATTGATACTGCCAGAGAACTCATACTTAAAGCCTTCAGTGCGGGTAAGCATGTTGTAACCGCCAATAAACATCTTTTGGCGGAGCATGGCCTTGAACTTTTTGATGCTGCTCGTGACAAGAATGTTGGCCTCATGTTTGAAGCAAGTTGCGCTGGGGGCATTCCCGTTGTCCAGACTCTCAAGGAGAGTCTGGCCGGAGATGAGGTAGTCACACTGCTCGGGATCATGAATGGTACTGCCAATTATATTCTTTCCGAGATGACGACCAAAGGCGTCAATTTCAATTCAGCTCTCGCTGATGCACAGGATCTCGGGTATGCCGAAGCTGACCCAACTTTCGACATTGAAGGACTGGATACAGCTCACAAACTGTGCATACTTATTCGCATGGCATACGGAGTCGACTATCCTCTCTCCGAAATCCCGATTCAAGGCATTACCGGAATTACCCCTATGGATATCCAGTTTGCACGGGAGTTTGGCTACAGAGTAAAACTCTTGGCACACGTCACTGATATCAAAGGACGATTGGAAGCAGGAGTTCACCCAGCCCTGGTTCCATATACCTATCTTCTCGCGAGGGTCGGAGGAAATTACAATGCTGTTCGGCTCGAAGGGAATGCTGTTGGTCCGATCATGCTTCATGGTCAAGGGGCCGGAGATTTGCCGACCGGGAGTGCGGTCTTGTCTGATATCATGAATCTGGCACGACAGATGAAAAGCCAGTGCTCGTTCCCGGATAATACAGGCTTTGGCAACCAGCCCCTTCGAAAAGCAAAAATTCTTCCTCCTGAAGAATCCGAATCAAAGTACTATTTCAGATTCACGGTGGCCGATCGAACAGGAGTCATGGCAGCTATTACAAAGTCCATGGCTGAGCATGGTGTCTCCATCGCACAATCGGTCCAAAAAGGTGAAGCCGGAGCGGAAGGGGTCCCTCTCGTTATTATCAGCCATGAAACCACGACACGATCTGTCGATGCAGTCATTTCAGAAATTGATGCCATGGACTTCACCGTGGAACCGTGCGTCAAATTCAGAATCCTCTAA
- the dgt gene encoding dGTP triphosphohydrolase — translation MENRFYTDFDTDWIGRGQSKNVKGRTPFEQDRDRIIYSPAFRRLQNKTQVFLSGEFDFYRTRLTHSMEVSQIGRSIVNHLNRTSPQLSDGFHIDQDLVESICLAHDIGHPSFGHAGEQVLNELMFAEGGFEGNAQNLRILVDLFYRDKSQWSGMNPTRAFLDGMLKYKTLFSHSQEKKNHFIYDFQKDILDFVIPQPDFLKGLTTEHELNSFKSLECRIMDWADDIAYSIHDIDDGIRAGFITMKKIRNWLDTHEKEYAENEITFLESLCESIVDDSFSATLARLIGLFIHSTTLITRNTALGEKTNRYKFDILVEGESRRLCEMLKSLAIGLVFHTPQVHQLEYKGGRILRKLFSVMEEEYMKDGTHPFRLLPAHYHEAMATSSHLQKKRMLCDYLSGMTDGFVVRTYKRLFDPDFGSIIDLI, via the coding sequence GTGGAAAATAGATTTTATACCGATTTTGATACGGATTGGATAGGACGTGGGCAGTCTAAAAATGTCAAAGGGAGGACTCCCTTTGAACAGGACCGTGATCGTATTATCTATTCCCCTGCTTTTCGTCGTCTTCAGAATAAAACCCAGGTCTTCCTCTCTGGTGAGTTTGATTTTTACAGAACTCGATTGACTCATTCGATGGAAGTGTCACAAATCGGTCGTTCCATAGTCAACCATCTTAATCGCACCTCACCACAACTCTCTGATGGTTTTCATATTGATCAGGATCTTGTTGAATCAATCTGTCTTGCTCATGATATCGGGCATCCTTCATTTGGCCATGCGGGTGAGCAGGTCCTGAATGAATTGATGTTTGCAGAAGGCGGCTTTGAAGGGAATGCTCAAAACCTGCGCATTCTCGTTGATCTTTTTTATCGCGATAAATCCCAATGGTCAGGAATGAATCCCACACGGGCATTTCTTGATGGTATGCTGAAATACAAAACACTTTTTTCACATTCTCAAGAAAAAAAGAATCATTTCATTTATGATTTTCAAAAAGATATTCTTGATTTTGTTATCCCTCAACCTGATTTTTTGAAAGGATTGACGACTGAGCATGAACTCAATTCCTTCAAATCCCTGGAGTGCCGAATTATGGATTGGGCAGATGATATTGCCTACTCCATTCATGACATTGATGACGGAATACGTGCGGGTTTCATTACGATGAAAAAGATTCGTAATTGGTTGGATACTCATGAGAAGGAGTATGCAGAGAATGAAATCACGTTCCTGGAGTCACTTTGTGAATCTATCGTTGATGATTCCTTTAGTGCAACTTTGGCCCGTTTGATTGGCCTTTTCATTCATTCGACAACCTTGATCACGCGAAATACTGCGCTTGGTGAGAAAACGAATCGCTATAAATTTGATATTTTAGTTGAAGGTGAGAGCAGGCGATTATGCGAGATGCTTAAATCTCTTGCAATAGGACTTGTTTTTCATACTCCTCAAGTGCATCAACTTGAATATAAGGGCGGACGTATTCTCAGAAAGCTCTTTTCAGTAATGGAAGAAGAATACATGAAAGATGGTACGCACCCATTTCGTCTTTTACCGGCTCATTACCATGAAGCGATGGCCACGAGCAGTCATTTACAAAAAAAACGGATGTTGTGTGATTATTTATCAGGAATGACAGATGGATTTGTCGTCCGAACATATAAGCGACTCTTTGACCCGGACTTTGGGTCTATCATCGATCTTATTTAG
- a CDS encoding acyl-CoA thioesterase has translation MSPKSTFPLSDSWYHHFVSYGETDTMGVLYYAEYLHLFERARSLYIRERGMSYAEVEKRGIILPVREANCRYRAPIRFDDEIYIRVGIEKWSRASMRFVYEIWDAEKTTLHATGMTEHAAIGNEGKPVRIPEWLKELFD, from the coding sequence ATGTCGCCCAAGTCAACATTCCCACTCTCTGACAGCTGGTATCATCATTTCGTCTCATACGGAGAAACAGATACCATGGGAGTCTTATATTATGCCGAATATCTTCATCTCTTTGAACGTGCTCGAAGTCTTTACATAAGAGAACGCGGTATGAGCTATGCTGAAGTTGAGAAACGCGGCATAATACTTCCTGTACGTGAGGCAAATTGTCGATACCGTGCCCCTATACGCTTTGACGATGAAATCTACATCAGAGTCGGGATTGAGAAATGGAGCCGGGCATCAATGCGGTTTGTGTATGAGATATGGGATGCAGAAAAAACAACACTTCATGCCACAGGGATGACTGAGCATGCGGCTATTGGGAATGAAGGAAAACCTGTAAGAATACCGGAGTGGCTCAAAGAGCTTTTTGACTGA
- a CDS encoding amino acid ABC transporter permease, which yields MDFSLVFKHYTMILSGASATLQVTFGALALGLLLGILAGTCRISRRLSIRIVADIYIQVIRGTPMLLQIFFFYLGFPQIYMMITGEGITPDPLLTGVIALGINSGAYNAEIIRAGIQSINKGQMEAARSTGLGHTQSMFYVILPQALKRMIPPLGNELIVLLKDSSLISTIGVAELMFTAKVLGARYYTYVPFLVGAGCIYLILTFSFSRVFNALERKLAAGSGARENACKVLDLG from the coding sequence ATGGATTTCTCTTTGGTCTTTAAGCATTACACTATGATCCTGTCTGGGGCTTCGGCTACCCTGCAAGTGACTTTTGGAGCATTGGCTCTGGGGCTTCTTCTTGGCATTTTAGCCGGAACATGTCGTATCAGTCGCCGCTTGAGTATACGGATTGTCGCCGATATCTATATTCAGGTTATCAGAGGTACTCCGATGCTGCTTCAGATTTTCTTTTTTTATCTCGGCTTTCCGCAAATTTACATGATGATAACTGGCGAAGGAATTACACCTGACCCTCTCTTAACCGGTGTCATTGCTCTTGGCATAAACAGCGGTGCCTATAATGCTGAGATTATTCGTGCGGGTATCCAGTCCATTAACAAGGGACAAATGGAGGCAGCACGAAGCACAGGGCTTGGGCATACCCAATCGATGTTTTATGTTATTTTACCTCAGGCATTGAAGCGCATGATACCTCCTTTGGGAAATGAGTTGATTGTTCTTCTGAAAGACTCTTCACTTATTTCGACTATTGGCGTGGCAGAACTCATGTTTACCGCCAAAGTTTTGGGAGCTCGATACTATACATATGTTCCCTTCCTTGTGGGGGCTGGCTGCATCTACCTTATTTTGACTTTTTCATTTTCACGGGTTTTCAATGCATTGGAGAGAAAACTCGCGGCCGGAAGTGGAGCGAGAGAGAACGCTTGTAAAGTGTTGGATCTCGGATAA
- a CDS encoding cofactor-independent phosphoglycerate mutase, giving the protein MKIVYLIADGMGGWPLDALGGKTTMELAQTPQMDDLAANGIVGVAQTVPQGMQPGSDVANMALLGFDPSVYHTGRGPIEAAAQGLELAPDDLVWRLNLVSVSKLTIDGIMRDYSSGHIATEVSRPIVENLQKKLGNETYTFCPGIQYRHLLIQKDGANSDEAALHINPPHDITDKSIKYDLRAFSRCPDLWDLVFEAKDLLHDRTFNTSKANSIWPWGQGSPLNLPNFEETFGLKGAVISAVDLIKGLGHASGMSVIDVEGANGLLDTNYQGKVDAALKFLEENDFVFVHLEGPDECGHGGNAADKIEAITRFDAKIVAPLREALKNEEIAWIVTCDHFTPIAERTHTTDPVPFLLNGPGCPSSKVDAFSEDTACSSGLVLNDGYTLLSYALKQFGLK; this is encoded by the coding sequence ATGAAAATAGTTTACTTAATCGCCGATGGTATGGGCGGATGGCCTCTTGATGCGTTGGGTGGCAAAACAACCATGGAGTTGGCCCAAACCCCACAAATGGATGACTTGGCTGCAAACGGCATTGTCGGAGTAGCCCAAACTGTTCCCCAGGGGATGCAGCCAGGTTCAGATGTTGCCAATATGGCACTGCTCGGCTTTGATCCATCTGTTTACCACACAGGCAGGGGGCCCATAGAAGCAGCCGCCCAGGGCCTTGAGCTTGCCCCGGACGATCTGGTCTGGAGGCTCAACCTTGTCTCTGTCTCAAAACTGACTATTGATGGTATCATGAGGGACTACTCTTCAGGTCATATTGCGACTGAGGTTTCCAGACCCATTGTCGAGAACCTCCAGAAAAAGCTCGGAAACGAAACATATACTTTCTGTCCCGGAATCCAGTATCGTCATCTTCTGATACAAAAAGATGGTGCAAACAGTGATGAGGCAGCCCTCCATATCAATCCACCTCATGATATCACTGATAAATCAATCAAATATGATCTCCGGGCCTTCTCCCGTTGTCCAGATCTTTGGGATCTCGTTTTTGAAGCCAAGGACTTACTCCACGATAGGACTTTCAACACAAGCAAAGCCAACTCCATCTGGCCTTGGGGACAGGGGAGCCCACTCAATCTACCGAATTTCGAAGAAACTTTCGGCCTGAAAGGCGCAGTCATCTCAGCTGTAGATCTTATCAAGGGACTTGGTCACGCATCCGGAATGTCGGTCATAGATGTTGAAGGCGCAAATGGATTGCTGGATACAAATTACCAGGGAAAAGTTGATGCCGCGCTGAAATTCTTGGAAGAAAATGATTTCGTATTCGTTCACCTCGAAGGTCCCGATGAATGCGGACATGGAGGGAATGCAGCCGATAAAATTGAAGCAATTACCCGTTTTGATGCAAAAATCGTTGCACCGCTCAGGGAAGCTCTCAAAAATGAAGAAATCGCCTGGATAGTTACCTGTGACCATTTCACGCCAATAGCCGAACGCACACACACAACAGATCCAGTTCCATTTCTCTTGAATGGGCCAGGCTGTCCCTCTTCTAAAGTAGATGCTTTCAGTGAAGACACTGCGTGCTCGTCCGGTCTGGTCCTGAATGACGGTTACACATTGCTTTCCTATGCTCTCAAACAATTTGGACTCAAATAA
- a CDS encoding YgdI/YgdR family lipoprotein encodes MKKIYTLIILVTVSLSIFGCGTKSYQVTTKNGQKYTAMGALEYDVQSQTYTFENEEGKQIVLEHQDVDVIQEKKE; translated from the coding sequence ATGAAAAAAATATATACCCTCATCATACTTGTGACAGTGTCCCTCTCCATATTTGGATGTGGAACAAAATCGTATCAGGTCACCACTAAAAATGGTCAGAAATATACTGCAATGGGCGCTCTCGAATATGACGTCCAATCTCAGACGTATACATTTGAGAATGAAGAAGGAAAACAAATTGTTCTAGAACATCAGGACGTTGATGTTATTCAGGAAAAAAAAGAATAA
- a CDS encoding YbaB/EbfC family nucleoid-associated protein: MKGMNEMIRQAQVMQRKMSEKQEELKETIVEASSGGGMVTIKATCGQEITEVAIEDSVMEAGDKDMLQDLILTATNEALKKSKEVMEKELSSLTGGLNIPGMF, translated from the coding sequence ATGAAAGGCATGAATGAAATGATCCGCCAGGCCCAGGTCATGCAGCGTAAAATGAGCGAAAAGCAGGAAGAACTGAAAGAAACCATCGTTGAGGCTTCAAGCGGCGGTGGGATGGTGACGATCAAGGCAACCTGTGGGCAAGAGATTACTGAAGTTGCCATAGAAGATTCTGTCATGGAAGCTGGTGATAAAGATATGTTGCAGGATTTGATTTTGACTGCAACCAATGAAGCCCTCAAGAAATCCAAGGAAGTGATGGAAAAAGAACTGTCCTCGCTTACTGGTGGTTTAAATATTCCGGGCATGTTTTAG
- a CDS encoding amidohydrolase family protein — translation MRIDVHTHVFHHKIAQKVLTQLEDHYSIRPIGTGIVEDLLAHLDAAELDRGVVLTAATTPSQVIPANNWAISMKHAHEKLIPFGTMHPHSSQIEAELDRLEKNGIVGLKFHPDFQGFRMDDSSFYELMEIIDDRFICLFHVGDTLPPELNPSCPQKMAKLRMTFPKPTIVAAHMGGYCHWEESLKFLAPLDIYVDSSSTTAFVDDVMLKRLFNSFGIDRILFGSDYPLFDANNEINQLQQRLKLSEPNLEKILGNAGKLLMHHQAALSSPAPSNRCCSKH, via the coding sequence ATGCGAATAGATGTTCATACACATGTCTTTCACCACAAGATAGCGCAAAAGGTGTTGACTCAACTTGAAGATCATTACTCGATCAGGCCCATAGGGACTGGGATAGTTGAAGACCTTCTTGCTCACCTTGATGCAGCAGAACTGGATCGAGGAGTTGTCTTAACCGCTGCCACAACACCTTCACAGGTTATCCCAGCCAACAACTGGGCTATTTCAATGAAGCATGCTCACGAGAAACTTATTCCTTTTGGCACAATGCACCCTCACAGCTCCCAAATAGAGGCTGAACTTGACCGACTGGAAAAGAATGGCATTGTGGGTTTGAAATTTCACCCTGATTTTCAAGGGTTTAGAATGGACGACTCATCATTTTATGAACTCATGGAGATCATAGATGATAGATTTATCTGCCTTTTCCATGTTGGGGATACCCTTCCACCTGAATTGAACCCTTCCTGCCCTCAGAAGATGGCCAAACTCCGAATGACATTTCCAAAGCCAACCATAGTTGCAGCTCATATGGGAGGATATTGTCATTGGGAAGAATCTCTTAAATTCCTTGCGCCATTGGATATTTACGTCGATTCCTCAAGCACGACAGCCTTTGTGGATGATGTGATGCTTAAGCGCCTTTTCAACTCATTCGGAATTGACCGCATTCTCTTTGGAAGCGATTACCCACTCTTTGATGCCAATAATGAAATCAACCAACTCCAACAGCGACTGAAACTTTCAGAGCCTAATCTCGAAAAGATATTGGGCAATGCGGGGAAACTCTTGATGCATCACCAAGCCGCACTCAGCTCTCCAGCACCTTCAAATAGGTGTTGCTCAAAACATTGA
- a CDS encoding aminotransferase class I/II-fold pyridoxal phosphate-dependent enzyme, protein MSKFARVDRLPPYVFAQVNELKMKLRHAGADIIDLGMGNPDVPTPKPILDKLAEAAYKPGNSKYSASKGIKGLRKAIRDWYFRRYGVSLDWNQEVCVTMGAKEGLAHLALAMLSPGDVVLAPDPAYPIHPYASIIAGADVRRVPIGPGQDFFENLETAVKHTWPKPKLLIINFPHNPTTQCVELDFFQRIVDFAKEHELYVIHDLAYADFVFDGYEAPSFMQAEGAKDVGVEFFSMTKSYSMAGMRVGFCVGNPDMVQALTRIKSYLDYGIYQPIQIAATCALNGDLGDDPKFCKDDMDKAVKEIMAVYTDRRDALCEGLNRIGWEVTPPKATMFLWAPIPEEFKKMGSVEFSKMLLQEAEVAVSPGLGFGQYGDDHVRFSFVENRHRTNQAVRNLRKFFSKG, encoded by the coding sequence ATGTCTAAGTTTGCGAGAGTCGACAGACTACCCCCGTATGTTTTTGCCCAGGTCAATGAGCTTAAAATGAAATTGCGCCACGCGGGCGCAGATATCATTGACCTGGGAATGGGCAACCCCGATGTGCCCACACCAAAACCGATTCTCGACAAGCTGGCAGAGGCGGCGTACAAGCCTGGAAATTCAAAGTATTCTGCATCGAAGGGTATTAAAGGTTTAAGAAAAGCCATCCGTGATTGGTATTTTCGCAGATATGGCGTTTCCCTGGACTGGAATCAGGAAGTGTGTGTTACCATGGGAGCGAAGGAAGGCCTCGCTCACTTGGCTCTTGCCATGCTCAGTCCGGGTGATGTCGTCCTAGCTCCGGACCCGGCATACCCAATTCACCCATACGCATCGATCATAGCGGGCGCAGACGTCCGCAGGGTTCCCATCGGCCCGGGACAAGATTTTTTTGAGAACCTTGAAACAGCCGTTAAGCATACATGGCCAAAGCCCAAGTTGCTGATCATTAATTTTCCGCATAACCCAACCACGCAATGTGTTGAGTTGGACTTTTTTCAGCGTATTGTTGATTTTGCCAAGGAACATGAACTCTATGTTATTCATGACCTTGCCTATGCCGACTTTGTTTTCGATGGTTACGAAGCGCCCAGTTTCATGCAGGCCGAAGGAGCCAAAGATGTCGGCGTCGAATTCTTTTCCATGACGAAGAGCTATTCCATGGCTGGGATGCGTGTTGGTTTCTGCGTTGGAAATCCTGACATGGTGCAGGCTTTGACACGTATCAAGAGTTATCTTGATTATGGAATTTACCAGCCAATCCAGATCGCTGCGACCTGCGCTCTCAATGGTGATTTGGGTGATGATCCCAAATTCTGTAAAGATGATATGGACAAAGCCGTCAAGGAAATCATGGCGGTATACACGGATCGCCGCGACGCGCTCTGTGAAGGACTCAATCGCATTGGGTGGGAAGTCACGCCGCCCAAGGCCACCATGTTTTTATGGGCTCCGATCCCCGAAGAATTCAAAAAAATGGGATCTGTTGAATTCTCCAAAATGCTCCTTCAGGAAGCCGAGGTAGCTGTTTCGCCCGGCCTGGGATTTGGTCAATATGGAGATGACCACGTACGATTCAGCTTTGTTGAAAACCGACACCGCACCAACCAGGCTGTGCGTAATCTACGAAAATTTTTCTCTAAAGGATAA
- a CDS encoding branched-chain amino acid transaminase yields the protein MVQKSETIWFDGKQVPWDEANVHVLTHTLHYGAGVFEGIRAYECADGSSEVFRLEEHMGRLVNSAKILGIKVPYTAEELTEAAIETLKLNKLAGAYIRPLVFIGEGAMGVHPGDNPIRTIIATWPWGAYLGEDALEKGIDIKTSTFNRHHVNVMMTKSKACGNYVNSVLAKTEAVADGYHEAVLLDTTGHVSEGTGENIFIVVNDVIYTPCVDGVLGGLTRDSILSMANDLGYETREEPLTRDMLYIADEVFFTGTAAELTPVSSVDRRQIGNGLAGPVAKLLQSEYFKVVKGENPDYEHWLHRYQV from the coding sequence ATGGTACAGAAATCAGAGACTATCTGGTTTGATGGAAAACAGGTTCCCTGGGACGAAGCAAATGTCCACGTCCTGACGCATACTCTCCACTATGGAGCAGGTGTTTTTGAAGGCATACGGGCCTATGAATGTGCCGATGGTTCTTCTGAGGTCTTTCGCCTTGAAGAGCATATGGGGCGTCTTGTCAATTCTGCGAAAATACTCGGGATCAAAGTTCCTTACACTGCAGAGGAGTTGACCGAAGCTGCAATTGAGACTTTGAAACTCAATAAACTGGCCGGAGCTTATATTCGCCCCTTGGTCTTTATTGGTGAAGGAGCCATGGGAGTCCATCCAGGGGACAATCCTATTCGGACTATCATCGCAACATGGCCATGGGGGGCTTATCTTGGAGAAGATGCTTTGGAAAAAGGTATTGATATCAAGACAAGCACCTTTAATCGCCATCATGTGAATGTCATGATGACCAAATCAAAGGCATGCGGTAATTATGTGAATTCCGTGCTTGCCAAGACCGAGGCTGTGGCGGATGGCTACCATGAGGCAGTTCTACTTGATACCACGGGGCATGTCTCCGAAGGAACTGGAGAGAACATCTTTATCGTCGTGAATGATGTTATTTATACCCCGTGCGTCGATGGTGTGCTCGGCGGCCTGACTCGGGACTCCATTTTGAGCATGGCAAATGACCTGGGTTATGAGACTCGCGAAGAGCCTCTCACTCGCGATATGCTGTATATTGCCGATGAAGTTTTCTTTACCGGGACTGCTGCGGAGTTGACCCCAGTCAGTTCTGTTGATCGTCGTCAGATCGGTAATGGTCTGGCCGGACCTGTCGCCAAGTTGCTCCAGAGCGAGTACTTCAAGGTCGTCAAAGGCGAAAATCCGGATTATGAACACTGGTTGCATCGCTATCAGGTGTAA
- the dnaX gene encoding DNA polymerase III subunit gamma/tau: MSTSNLTAKYRPQTFSDVAGQDAIKAILSRAAATDKVAPAYLFSGTRGVGKTTIARIFAKALNCVNAPTAEPCNVCSNCKQITAGVAVDVIEIDGASNRGIDDARRLKEDIGYAPVECRYKVFIIDEAHMLTKEAFNALLKTLEEPPPRATFIMATTEPHKFPATIISRCQHYIYKMLSQSELVTHLENIMNMEELPFEPGALQIIAKRGAGSVRDSMSLLGQSLAMGTDVLREEDVRSFLGLAGQDVFFQLMAAMHSRDLVEVGMVLRQVLDQGLDLGFFLRELTNCWRNMFLLRQAGDAALPLLGFSGEEAVTWKEWAGKFEAAHIHACWQMTLDGQRKVMTSLEPALALELLLLNLTCLPDLINLEAVGSSGTGNGSTPPRPNPSGAGGSFGGQHGGGPGNTPRGGTPPYGGQRFNAPAQSAGVVPSAQQGGFPSRQNHVPNRQEHTAAIPSPSAGISVPPRADGQGKGTSVPEAGIVSEEPHLPPSARILASSPQVSRPRGARDWNGFLDFVNEHNGNSPVKAAQLRLNNGELQGDELVITCGTRMQCSQLSESPVLMALESLTKDYFGPTVEVTVKTGDIAVRKSDRQLKEEAEVHPGVTKIMEAFSAQLISVSPRKQ, translated from the coding sequence ATGAGTACATCGAATCTTACTGCCAAATACCGTCCGCAAACATTTTCTGATGTAGCCGGACAGGACGCCATCAAAGCCATTCTTTCCCGTGCCGCTGCCACAGATAAGGTCGCACCGGCCTATCTGTTTTCCGGGACGAGAGGGGTTGGCAAGACCACCATTGCACGTATTTTTGCCAAGGCCTTGAATTGTGTCAATGCCCCGACTGCCGAACCGTGTAATGTCTGCTCGAATTGCAAGCAGATTACAGCAGGGGTAGCCGTTGATGTTATTGAAATCGATGGTGCTTCCAACCGTGGTATTGATGACGCAAGGCGGTTGAAAGAAGATATAGGTTATGCTCCGGTCGAGTGCCGATACAAAGTCTTCATTATTGATGAGGCACACATGTTGACCAAAGAGGCTTTCAATGCATTATTGAAAACATTGGAAGAGCCACCGCCGCGAGCCACGTTCATAATGGCAACGACGGAACCTCATAAATTCCCGGCAACCATTATCAGTCGATGTCAACATTATATTTACAAAATGCTCTCTCAGTCTGAGCTCGTGACCCATTTGGAAAATATTATGAATATGGAAGAGCTTCCCTTTGAACCAGGTGCTCTTCAGATAATAGCCAAACGTGGCGCCGGGAGTGTGCGTGACTCAATGTCCTTGCTTGGGCAATCCTTGGCCATGGGGACAGATGTTCTGCGCGAGGAGGATGTCCGCAGTTTCCTCGGATTGGCAGGACAGGATGTTTTTTTTCAGCTGATGGCAGCCATGCATTCACGGGACCTTGTTGAAGTGGGAATGGTGCTGCGGCAGGTGCTTGATCAAGGGCTTGACCTTGGGTTCTTTTTGCGCGAACTGACGAATTGTTGGCGCAACATGTTCCTTCTGCGTCAGGCAGGAGATGCTGCTTTACCTCTTCTCGGATTTTCAGGGGAAGAAGCCGTGACTTGGAAGGAGTGGGCTGGGAAGTTTGAAGCCGCACATATCCATGCTTGCTGGCAAATGACGCTGGATGGGCAAAGAAAAGTCATGACGAGTCTTGAACCAGCCTTGGCGCTCGAATTACTTTTGTTGAATTTGACGTGCCTTCCTGACCTTATCAATCTGGAAGCCGTTGGTTCCAGTGGAACTGGAAATGGTAGCACTCCGCCGCGGCCTAACCCCAGTGGGGCAGGTGGCTCATTTGGCGGGCAACATGGTGGTGGCCCCGGTAATACTCCTCGTGGAGGAACTCCTCCGTATGGAGGGCAACGTTTTAATGCTCCGGCACAGTCTGCCGGAGTCGTTCCAAGCGCACAGCAAGGGGGATTTCCCTCTCGTCAGAACCATGTTCCCAATCGTCAGGAACATACAGCGGCGATTCCGTCGCCATCGGCCGGGATTTCTGTACCTCCTCGAGCGGATGGTCAGGGAAAGGGGACTTCGGTGCCTGAGGCAGGTATTGTTTCAGAGGAGCCTCATTTACCTCCCTCAGCTCGAATTTTAGCCTCCTCTCCGCAAGTTTCAAGGCCTCGGGGCGCAAGAGATTGGAATGGTTTTCTCGATTTTGTCAACGAGCACAATGGGAATTCTCCGGTGAAAGCAGCCCAACTTCGTTTGAACAATGGCGAGTTGCAGGGAGATGAGCTTGTCATCACGTGTGGAACTCGTATGCAATGTTCTCAACTTTCAGAAAGTCCGGTCCTTATGGCACTGGAATCCCTGACTAAGGATTACTTTGGGCCAACGGTTGAAGTTACAGTGAAAACAGGCGATATTGCGGTCCGCAAGTCGGACAGGCAACTCAAGGAAGAGGCTGAGGTTCACCCCGGTGTGACGAAGATCATGGAAGCATTTAGTGCTCAGTTGATCTCTGTCAGTCCTCGTAAACAATAA